A genome region from Micromonospora inyonensis includes the following:
- a CDS encoding D-alanine--D-alanine ligase family protein, giving the protein MTTPGKTRVAIVFGGRSPEHGISCVSAGSVLGALDPDEFEVVPVGITRAGQWVLADGDPSRLAITDRRLPEITSATGAEVVLRADPTSSGLMVLDPTDGPRALAGVDVVFPVLHGAYGEDGTIQGLLEMAGIPYVGANVFASAAAMDKEFTKKLCAVEGIPVGPYAVLRSGATLTEEEKQRLGLPVFVKPSRAGSSFGISKVTDWSQLDAAIAVARQIDSKVLVEAAVVGREIECGVLEGEAGGAPEASVLAEVRVVGDHDFYDFEAKYIDADSACEYDIPAGLPEHVTRRVREYATRAFTALDCAGLARVDFFVTPEMDVYLNEVNTMPGFTPSSMFPRMWAASGLEYPKLVNRLIRTALRRA; this is encoded by the coding sequence GTGACCACCCCAGGCAAGACCCGCGTCGCCATCGTCTTCGGCGGCCGTAGCCCCGAACACGGCATTTCCTGCGTGAGCGCGGGCAGTGTGCTCGGCGCGCTGGACCCGGACGAGTTCGAGGTGGTGCCGGTCGGGATCACCCGCGCCGGGCAGTGGGTGCTGGCCGACGGCGATCCGTCCCGCCTGGCGATCACCGACCGTCGGCTCCCGGAGATCACCTCGGCCACCGGGGCGGAGGTGGTGCTCCGCGCCGACCCGACCAGCAGCGGGCTGATGGTGCTCGACCCGACCGATGGGCCCCGGGCGTTGGCCGGGGTGGACGTGGTCTTCCCGGTCCTGCACGGCGCGTACGGGGAGGACGGCACCATCCAGGGGCTGCTGGAGATGGCCGGCATCCCGTACGTCGGGGCGAACGTCTTCGCGTCCGCCGCCGCGATGGACAAGGAGTTCACCAAGAAGCTCTGCGCCGTCGAGGGCATCCCGGTCGGCCCGTACGCGGTGCTGCGCAGCGGCGCGACCCTGACCGAGGAGGAGAAGCAGCGCCTCGGCCTGCCCGTGTTCGTCAAGCCTTCCCGGGCCGGCTCGTCCTTCGGCATCAGCAAGGTCACCGACTGGTCCCAGCTCGACGCGGCCATCGCCGTAGCCCGCCAGATCGATTCGAAGGTGCTGGTCGAGGCGGCCGTCGTCGGCCGGGAGATCGAGTGCGGCGTGCTGGAGGGGGAGGCCGGCGGCGCGCCCGAGGCGTCCGTCCTGGCCGAGGTGCGGGTCGTCGGCGACCACGACTTCTACGACTTCGAGGCGAAGTACATCGACGCCGACTCCGCCTGCGAGTACGATATCCCGGCCGGGCTACCCGAGCACGTCACCCGACGGGTGCGCGAGTACGCCACCCGCGCCTTCACCGCCCTGGACTGCGCCGGCCTGGCCCGGGTCGACTTCTTCGTCACCCCGGAAATGGACGTCTACCTCAACGAGGTGAACACGATGCCGGGCTTCACCCCGTCGTCGATGTTTCCCCGGATGTGGGCCGCCTCCGGGCTGGAGTACCCGAAGCTGGTGAACCGGCTGATCCGTACCGCCCTGCGGCGCGCCTGA